One stretch of bacterium DNA includes these proteins:
- a CDS encoding homogentisate 1,2-dioxygenase, with translation MIHRLQRGAVPAKPHTVFSPDGELAFEHCLTRRGFEGAYTILYHRRPPHWVGAAEDLGPFPGDAPPEPPTALRPRHFRAADLAPGGAPFLGRRL, from the coding sequence ATGATCCACCGCCTGCAGCGCGGCGCGGTTCCCGCGAAGCCGCACACGGTCTTCTCCCCCGACGGCGAGCTGGCGTTCGAGCACTGCCTCACGCGCCGCGGGTTCGAGGGCGCCTACACGATCCTCTACCACCGCCGTCCGCCGCACTGGGTCGGCGCGGCGGAGGATCTCGGCCCGTTCCCCGGCGACGCGCCGCCGGAGCCGCCGACCGCGCTGCGGCCGCGCCACTTCCGCGCCGCGGACCTCGCGCCGGGGGGCGCGCCGTTCCTCGGCCGCCGGCTG